TTTCACATGTATATTGTACCTTGGTACTAAATCGTGGAAAAAGTGGTGTAGTATCTTTTTTACATGGCACGAAGGGACATGCGGGATACCGAAGGGCAATACCATGCGATGCTTAAGGGCGCGGAATTGAGTCATTTCCCGGGACACGACAGATACATTTGAGCTCATGGCGACGGCGAGCCATCGCGATGGATTCTGTTTTTAGCAGTTTACGCTGAAAGATATTGGTGATATCAATCTGCAGCCGTCCCGAAACCGGACGTTGCGCACCGAAGGGCGGGGCCTTTTACAACGCCGTCCTGAATTGGACGTTTTCCGACTTTTTACCGGATCGTCCGGTGCTCATCACGGAGAATTGCGGGACGCGGCATGATCGCAAACCGAAGGGTACGGAACTCGATCCGCAGTATGTGACACTATTTTGTATCCCTGTGCCGGCAAGATAAACATGCACCAAGGAGATCACGATGAAAAACGATACAGCGAAACGTGGCTATGAAATTGGATTTGAGTTTGTGAAAAACTATCAAGTCTGTGCTCAATGTGTTATCGGAGCATTGTATGAAGTGTATCCTGAAATACGGAATCCGGATGTGTTCAGATCCGCCAGCGGTCTCGCGGGAGGAACCGGCTTGAGTACGAAAGGCCAGTGTGGAGCGCTGGCGGGAGCTGTCATGGTTCTCAGTCAGCTCTATGGCCGGGATCTTGAAAATATGGACGACCTCGAGAAAAAGAGATTTGTTTCATACGGACTTGCGGACATGATGGTGCAGAAATTTTTAGAAGAATACGGAACGGTCATCTGTGGAGAAATCCAGACGAAACTTATGGGACGGCCTTTTTTTCTTTTGGACCCGGCCCAGGTTGAGGAATTTGAAAAAGCCGGCGGCGCCAGTGAAAAATGTCCGTCTGTTGTCGGCAACGCGACTCAATGGACAATTGAAATTCTTGAAAAACGGAAAAGGCAGGAAACCAGCTGAGAGAGAACCGTATCAGAGTCGTATCCGCACCGCCGAAAAGGCAAACATACAACAAGGAGACCGCAATGAAAAACGATACAGCGAAACGTGGTTATGAAATTGGATTCGAATTTGAGAAAAACTATCATGGGTGCGCCCAGTGCGTTATCGGAGCATTGTATGAAGTGTATCCTGAAATACGGAATCCGGATGTGTTCAGGTCCGCCAGCGGTCTCGCGGGAGGAACCGGCTTGAGTACGAAAGGCCAGTGTGGAGCGCTGGCGGGAGCTGTCATGGTCCTCAGTCAGCTCTATGGCCGGGATCTTGAAAATATTATTGACCTTGAAAAAAAAAGATATGTCGCATACGGACTGGCGGACACGATGGTGCAGAAATTTTTAGAAGAATACGGAACGATCATCTGTGGAGAAATCCAGACGAAACTTATGGGCCGGCCTTTTTTTCTTTTGGACCCGGCCCAGTTTGAGGAATTTGAAAAAGCCGGAGGCCATAGTGAAAAATGTCCGTCTGTTGTCGGAAACGCGACTCAATGGGCGATTGAAATTCTTGAAAAACAGAAGAAGGACTCGTGTCATGTCACACATCTAATGTCGGGTAAAGGCGTTGACGTTTAATGCGTGCTGACCTCGAAGCTTTCCATGATCAGCCGCTGGGGCTTGGTAATTTCCGTGAGCATCTGGCCGTACGTGTCGGAAAAGCGTATTCGGGAGAGCGTCTCCATCTCCAAAAGCAGTTCACGCAGGGTGTGCTTTTCCGCGAGTTTCGTCTCCCGCATTTTCCTGCGCAGGGCGCTGATGATGATGAGCGCGATGAACTGGACAAAGAGCCTGCCGTCCATGGCCGGGGAACTGTGGGTGCGAAGATGCTTCATGTCCGGACGGCGTCCTTGGTGCGGTATACCTTGAGTGCCTGAAGGGGATCCTTGATATCGTTGGTCGGAAGAACATAAAACCCGGCATAGCGGCTGCAGTGGTTCTCAATTCCCTGCATTACCTCACGTACATGCACACCCTCAGCGATGAAGGCGTTCTTGACGGGTGGGTTGAGAACCCCTGCC
This portion of the Syntrophales bacterium genome encodes:
- a CDS encoding C-GCAxxG-C-C family protein yields the protein MKNDTAKRGYEIGFEFVKNYQVCAQCVIGALYEVYPEIRNPDVFRSASGLAGGTGLSTKGQCGALAGAVMVLSQLYGRDLENMDDLEKKRFVSYGLADMMVQKFLEEYGTVICGEIQTKLMGRPFFLLDPAQVEEFEKAGGASEKCPSVVGNATQWTIEILEKRKRQETS
- a CDS encoding C-GCAxxG-C-C family protein yields the protein MKNDTAKRGYEIGFEFEKNYHGCAQCVIGALYEVYPEIRNPDVFRSASGLAGGTGLSTKGQCGALAGAVMVLSQLYGRDLENIIDLEKKRYVAYGLADTMVQKFLEEYGTIICGEIQTKLMGRPFFLLDPAQFEEFEKAGGHSEKCPSVVGNATQWAIEILEKQKKDSCHVTHLMSGKGVDV